The Candoia aspera isolate rCanAsp1 chromosome 6, rCanAsp1.hap2, whole genome shotgun sequence genome has a segment encoding these proteins:
- the LOC134500208 gene encoding heparan sulfate glucosamine 3-O-sulfotransferase 1-like gives MAFLLVSAYLLLTPAHTAPVDNGALMETLKSQVLFSNKSEHYLAQVRPPGTSRQIPQTIIIGVRKGGTRALLEMLDVHPNIVVAATEVHFFDWDENYVKGIDWYRSLMPFSYENQITIEKTPGYFTSPQAPERIHDMNSSIKLLLILRDPTERVISDYTQVYYNRLENHKPVQLFEDIVIKNGALNTKYKAIQRSLYDIHMGRWLKHFHLDQIHIVDGNTLIRDPLPELQKVERFLNLPSKILSSNFYFNQTKGFYCIRSDGRERCLHESKGRPHPVVNSTVLEQLYSYFREHNAKFYRMINHSFDWH, from the coding sequence ATGGCCTTTCTACTAGTGTCAGCATACCTTCTGCTGACTCCTGCTCATACTGCTCCAGTCGATAATGGGGCCCTCATGGAGACGCTGAAGTCGCAAGTCTTATTCAGCAATAAGAGTGAACACTATTTAGCACAAGTGAGACCTCCTGGCACAAGCAGACAAATACCTCAGACAATTATTATTGGTGTTCGTAAAGGAGGGACCAGGGCCTTACTGGAAATGCTGGATGTTCACCCAAACATTGTGGTAGCAGCTACCGAAGTTCATTTTTTTGACTGGGATGAAAATTATGTTAAAGGAATAGACTGGTATAGAAGCCTGATGCCGTTTTCATATGAAAATCAAATTACTATTGAGAAAACACCAGGCTATTTTACCTCACCACAGGCTCCCGAAAGGATTCATGATATGAATAGCTCCATTAAACTGCTGCTTATTCTAAGAGACCCCACAGAGAGAGTTATCTCTGATTATACCCAAGTCTATTACAATAGACTGGAAAACCACAAGCCTGTTCAGCTCTTTGAAGACATTGTTATAAAAAACGGAGCACTTAATACCAAATACAAGGCTATCCAGAGAAGTTTGTATGACATCCATATGGGGAGATGGCTTAAACATTTCCATTTGGATCAGATTCACATAGTTGATGGGAATACTTTGATCAGAGACCCTCTTCCTGAATTGCAAAAAGTGGAAAGATTCCTTAACCTGCCTTCCAAAATTTTGtcttcaaatttttattttaaccagACCAAGGGGTTCTATTGCATTAGGAGTGATGGAAGAGAAAGATGTTTGCATGAATCAAAAGGGCGTCCACATCCTGTGGTCAACAGTACTGTCTTAGAGCAACTTTACTCCTACTTCAGAGAGCACAATGCAAAATTTTATAGAATGATTAATCATTCTTTTGACTGGCATTAA